One Haloterrigena salifodinae DNA window includes the following coding sequences:
- a CDS encoding DUF7346 family protein, translated as MKSVQDDTGKRYLLLKRSEHASLVRDPQNGNECYVQNDRLEDVDESPLETAARTVSGPVRTLLTTVHDEATLGLLIELAERGPLGVKTILDADAFCESDLHGRLTVLTSVGLLAETKVAGERGYRVTAECRRALEAIGAIDEAEDAVEPSSAASSEAPDSAS; from the coding sequence TCCAAGACGACACCGGCAAACGATACCTGCTTCTCAAGCGATCCGAACACGCGAGCCTGGTGCGCGATCCACAGAACGGCAACGAGTGTTACGTCCAGAACGACCGCCTCGAGGATGTCGATGAGTCGCCCCTCGAGACGGCCGCCCGGACCGTTTCCGGGCCGGTGCGGACGCTGCTGACGACGGTCCACGACGAGGCGACCCTCGGACTCCTGATCGAACTCGCCGAGCGGGGGCCCCTGGGGGTCAAAACGATCCTCGACGCCGACGCCTTCTGCGAGAGCGACCTCCACGGCCGGCTGACGGTGCTGACGTCCGTGGGACTGCTCGCCGAGACGAAGGTCGCCGGCGAGCGCGGCTATCGGGTCACCGCCGAGTGTCGACGCGCGCTCGAGGCCATCGGCGCGATCGACGAGGCCGAGGACGCGGTCGAGCCCTCGAGCGCCGCCTCGAGCGAGGCGCCCGACAGCGCGTCGTAA